A portion of the Streptomyces sp. NBC_01335 genome contains these proteins:
- a CDS encoding DUF6801 domain-containing protein gives MTDRRGAGGPLPTTALGAVVVLVWVSALLAGPGAGTATAQPFSLTLKYACTFLGIGVEDITAKVSLDLPMSHRVGEPSHRFAIHAQATVGPTLRGGLDLAGAEYVEGTLEASTRVAAPEGNLAIAVPLTIARTAVLSSGSLVIPATGVAPSRTFSEPGPADIVLGDFSVRLKLKNGDGGPALVSSLDVSCTPRAGQNTVIARFGIDAARPPSAPSTSPAPPAGSAGSSGGRGGSAPRAPSGTASGGTSPGPTTAAPGPSTTGNATAAPGPSTTGTATPSATPATVSPGGAATDDTGAGPAASGGRKAREVVFPVVGVLVVAAVAALFGLRLRKRRAEDE, from the coding sequence GTGACGGACAGGCGCGGAGCGGGCGGACCGCTGCCGACGACCGCGCTCGGCGCCGTGGTCGTCCTGGTGTGGGTGAGTGCGCTCCTGGCCGGCCCAGGGGCGGGGACCGCGACCGCGCAACCGTTCTCGCTCACGTTGAAGTACGCGTGCACGTTCCTCGGCATCGGGGTCGAGGACATCACCGCGAAGGTCTCACTGGACCTGCCGATGTCCCACAGGGTCGGCGAACCGAGTCACCGCTTCGCCATTCACGCGCAGGCAACCGTGGGTCCGACCCTCAGAGGCGGGCTCGACCTGGCCGGCGCGGAGTACGTCGAGGGCACCTTGGAGGCGTCGACCCGCGTGGCGGCCCCGGAGGGCAACCTCGCCATCGCGGTGCCACTCACCATCGCGCGGACAGCCGTTTTGTCGTCGGGTTCCCTGGTCATCCCCGCGACCGGCGTCGCGCCCTCGCGGACCTTCAGCGAGCCCGGCCCCGCGGACATCGTCCTCGGCGACTTCTCCGTCCGGCTCAAGCTGAAGAACGGGGACGGCGGCCCGGCTCTCGTGAGTTCGCTCGACGTGTCCTGCACTCCGCGGGCCGGCCAGAACACCGTGATCGCCCGCTTCGGCATCGACGCCGCGAGGCCGCCGTCCGCGCCCTCCACCTCGCCCGCCCCGCCCGCCGGATCCGCCGGGTCCTCGGGCGGACGGGGCGGCAGTGCCCCGAGGGCGCCGAGCGGCACGGCCTCCGGCGGCACGAGCCCGGGCCCGACGACCGCCGCGCCCGGGCCTTCGACGACAGGGAACGCCACCGCCGCGCCCGGGCCTTCGACAACAGGGACCGCCACGCCCTCGGCCACCCCGGCGACGGTCTCCCCGGGAGGAGCCGCGACCGACGACACGGGCGCCGGTCCGGCCGCGTCGGGCGGCCGGAAGGCCCGAGAGGTCGTCTTCCCGGTCGTGGGGGTACTCGTCGTGGCCGCGGTCGCCGCCCTCTTCGGCCTGCGGCTGAGGAAACGCCGGGCCGAGGATGAGTGA
- a CDS encoding YrdB family protein, whose product MRLPAPVRTVNELLAFFVEVVALVAFTRWGWHASGNAVLRVVLAVGLPAVAAVVWGMFASPKARFTLPTVGVVGVKVLVFACAVAALYDLGGTGSALSYAAVVAANTALLTMDRRARARAGQAA is encoded by the coding sequence ATGAGACTCCCCGCCCCCGTGCGCACGGTCAACGAGCTGCTGGCGTTCTTCGTGGAGGTCGTCGCACTCGTCGCCTTCACCCGCTGGGGGTGGCACGCGTCCGGGAACGCGGTGCTGCGGGTCGTTCTCGCCGTGGGGCTTCCCGCGGTGGCGGCGGTCGTCTGGGGGATGTTCGCCTCGCCCAAGGCGCGGTTCACGCTGCCGACCGTGGGGGTGGTGGGGGTCAAGGTGCTGGTCTTCGCGTGTGCGGTGGCCGCCCTGTACGACCTCGGCGGCACCGGATCGGCCCTGTCGTACGCCGCCGTGGTGGCGGCCAACACCGCGCTGCTGACCATGGACCGGCGCGCCCGCGCGCGCGCCGGACAGGCTGCGTGA
- a CDS encoding isocitrate lyase/PEP mutase family protein, with the protein MSIAPPNHARLFRSLHTPTEPLALANAWDVASARVVEAAGAFAIATTSAGAAWSLGSPDGDVLTRDRALELIGRIVTAVAVPVTADIEGGYGTDAAGVAETVAGVLAAGAVGVNIEDGARPPAELATRLAAARRTADRAGADLFLNARIDTFLLGIGDPDTRLKETLARARTYVDAGADGIFVPGVTDTATIAALARDIAVPLNVMACPGAPTVAELGTLGVARVSLGPGVAQVAYAAARRTAQELLGTGAYDSLAGGMAFPELDALFSAPR; encoded by the coding sequence ATGAGCATCGCACCGCCGAACCACGCCCGCCTCTTCCGCTCCCTGCACACTCCGACGGAGCCTCTCGCGCTCGCCAACGCCTGGGACGTCGCGAGCGCCCGGGTCGTCGAGGCCGCAGGCGCCTTCGCGATCGCGACGACCAGTGCCGGCGCCGCCTGGTCCCTGGGGTCACCGGACGGCGACGTCCTCACCCGGGACCGGGCGCTGGAACTGATCGGCCGCATCGTCACCGCCGTCGCGGTTCCGGTCACCGCCGACATCGAGGGCGGGTACGGCACGGACGCCGCCGGTGTCGCCGAGACCGTCGCCGGAGTACTCGCGGCGGGCGCCGTCGGCGTCAACATCGAGGACGGCGCCCGCCCGCCGGCAGAGCTCGCGACACGGCTGGCCGCCGCCCGGCGGACCGCCGACCGGGCCGGCGCGGACCTGTTCCTCAACGCCCGCATCGATACCTTCCTCCTCGGGATCGGCGACCCGGACACCCGGCTGAAGGAAACCCTGGCCCGGGCACGGACGTACGTCGACGCGGGCGCGGACGGCATCTTCGTCCCCGGCGTCACCGACACCGCCACCATCGCCGCGCTGGCCCGGGACATCGCCGTACCGCTGAACGTCATGGCCTGTCCCGGCGCCCCGACGGTCGCCGAACTCGGCACCCTCGGCGTGGCCCGCGTCAGCCTCGGACCGGGCGTGGCACAGGTCGCCTACGCCGCCGCCCGCCGCACCGCGCAGGAGCTCCTCGGCACCGGCGCCTACGACTCGCTCGCCGGAGGCATGGCCTTCCCGGAACTCGACGCGCTGTTCTCCGCACCCCGCTGA
- a CDS encoding putative protein N(5)-glutamine methyltransferase — MSVLPPPLSRSTIVTALRSAGCVFAEDEAELILSTAASPAEAAAMVGRRAEGLPLEHVLGWAGFHGLRVAVDPGVFVPRRRSEFLVDQAAATLGDVWHGAGSGTARTPVVVDLCCGSGALGAALARVLGRVELHACDVEPAAVRCARRNLDGVGQVHEGDLFAALPAGLRGRIDVLLANVPYVPTGDVALLPAEARDHEPLVALDGGDDGLDVMRRVVAAAPGWLAPGGSLLMETSERQAESALATVRGGGLDARTATSDELWATVVIGTRPR; from the coding sequence ATGTCGGTTCTTCCTCCTCCGCTCTCCCGCTCCACGATCGTCACCGCGCTCCGTTCCGCCGGCTGTGTCTTCGCCGAGGACGAAGCGGAACTGATCCTCTCCACCGCCGCCTCGCCGGCCGAGGCCGCCGCCATGGTCGGGCGCCGCGCCGAGGGGCTGCCCCTCGAACACGTCCTGGGCTGGGCCGGGTTCCACGGTCTGCGGGTCGCCGTCGACCCGGGCGTCTTCGTGCCCCGCCGCCGCAGCGAGTTCCTCGTCGACCAGGCCGCCGCCACCCTCGGGGACGTCTGGCACGGCGCCGGGAGCGGCACCGCGCGCACCCCCGTCGTCGTCGACCTCTGCTGCGGCTCCGGCGCCCTGGGCGCCGCGCTCGCCCGGGTCCTCGGGCGGGTGGAGCTGCACGCCTGCGACGTCGAACCGGCGGCGGTACGGTGCGCCCGGCGCAACCTCGACGGCGTCGGCCAGGTCCACGAGGGCGACCTCTTCGCCGCCCTGCCCGCCGGGCTGCGCGGCCGGATCGACGTACTCCTCGCCAACGTCCCGTACGTACCGACCGGCGACGTGGCCCTGCTGCCGGCCGAGGCCCGCGACCATGAACCGCTCGTCGCCCTCGACGGGGGCGACGACGGCCTGGACGTGATGCGCCGCGTGGTCGCCGCCGCCCCCGGGTGGCTCGCGCCCGGCGGCAGCCTCCTCATGGAGACCAGCGAACGCCAGGCGGAGAGCGCGCTCGCCACCGTCCGCGGCGGCGGTCTCGACGCCCGGACCGCGACCTCCGACGAGCTCTGGGCCACCGTCGTCATCGGCACGCGGCCGCGCTGA
- a CDS encoding MDR family MFS transporter: MTHREVLRALSGLLLVLFVALTSSTVVSVALPQIIGALNGTQSQYTWVVTATLLASTASTPIWGKLADLFSKKLLLQTAICLFVISSIACGFAQSTGQLIAFRVIQGLGMGAVQVLVQVIIGAMISPKERGRYNGYLGGVMAVATVGGPLLGGFITDTSWLGWRWCFFITVPFTVVAFVMLARTLHLVEQRRPDAKVDYLGASLIAAGVSLLLLWVTFVGDDFDWISWQSAAMVVGSLLILGAAVFVEARVKEPVVPLHVVRRRDPALAIVASLSVGMAMFGGAVFLGQYFQTGRGYSPIQSGLLTIPLMFGVLLSSTVAGRLVSRTGMVKPFILTGVVVLTLGFLALSTIDHTTNLVFVGAGMFAVGAGVGMSMQNLVLVLQNTVPLRELGAASGAITFFRSLGGTMGVSVLGAVLAAQVTTKITAGLKKLGIDPAASSSGGSTLNLKAMPPQIQEVVRAAYGDATGHIFLIAACIAVVGVVAASFLTPTKLRDSVDL; this comes from the coding sequence ATGACGCACCGCGAGGTGCTGCGGGCGCTGAGCGGTCTGCTTCTCGTCCTCTTCGTCGCCCTGACCAGCAGCACCGTCGTCTCGGTGGCGCTCCCGCAGATCATCGGAGCGCTCAACGGCACGCAGTCCCAGTACACGTGGGTGGTCACCGCCACCTTGCTGGCGTCCACCGCCTCCACCCCGATCTGGGGCAAGCTCGCCGACCTCTTCAGCAAGAAGCTGCTGCTGCAGACGGCCATCTGCCTCTTCGTGATCTCCTCCATCGCCTGCGGATTCGCCCAGTCCACCGGCCAGTTGATCGCGTTCCGGGTCATCCAGGGTCTGGGCATGGGCGCGGTGCAGGTGCTCGTCCAGGTGATCATCGGGGCGATGATCAGCCCCAAGGAGCGCGGCCGGTACAACGGTTACCTCGGCGGTGTCATGGCCGTCGCCACCGTCGGCGGCCCGCTCCTCGGCGGGTTCATCACCGACACCTCGTGGCTCGGCTGGCGTTGGTGCTTCTTCATCACCGTGCCGTTCACCGTGGTCGCCTTCGTGATGCTGGCCCGCACCCTGCACCTGGTCGAGCAGCGCCGTCCGGACGCCAAGGTCGACTACCTCGGTGCCTCCCTGATAGCCGCCGGCGTCAGCCTTCTGCTGCTCTGGGTCACCTTCGTCGGCGACGACTTCGACTGGATCTCCTGGCAGTCCGCCGCGATGGTCGTCGGCAGCCTGCTCATCCTCGGTGCGGCCGTCTTCGTGGAGGCGCGGGTCAAGGAGCCCGTCGTGCCGCTCCACGTCGTCCGCCGCCGGGACCCCGCGCTCGCCATCGTCGCGAGCCTCTCCGTCGGCATGGCCATGTTCGGCGGCGCCGTCTTCCTCGGCCAGTACTTCCAGACAGGCCGCGGCTACTCGCCCATCCAGTCCGGACTGCTCACCATCCCGCTGATGTTCGGCGTGCTGCTCTCCTCCACCGTCGCGGGCCGGCTCGTCTCCCGTACGGGCATGGTCAAGCCGTTCATCCTCACCGGTGTCGTCGTGCTCACCCTCGGGTTCCTCGCACTGTCGACCATCGACCACACGACGAACCTGGTCTTCGTGGGGGCGGGCATGTTCGCGGTCGGCGCCGGTGTCGGCATGTCGATGCAGAACCTCGTGCTGGTCCTCCAGAACACCGTCCCGCTCAGGGAACTCGGCGCGGCCAGCGGTGCGATCACCTTCTTCCGGTCGCTCGGCGGCACCATGGGCGTCTCCGTGCTCGGCGCGGTGCTCGCCGCCCAGGTCACCACGAAGATCACCGCGGGGCTGAAGAAGCTCGGCATCGACCCGGCCGCCTCCTCCTCCGGCGGGTCCACGCTCAACCTGAAGGCGATGCCGCCGCAGATCCAGGAAGTGGTCCGCGCCGCCTACGGAGACGCGACCGGCCACATCTTCCTCATCGCCGCGTGCATCGCCGTCGTCGGTGTCGTGGCGGCCTCCTTCCTCACCCCGACGAAGCTCCGCGACAGCGTGGACCTCTGA
- a CDS encoding acyl-CoA-like ligand-binding transcription factor, giving the protein MENSVGLRERKKEATRQAVHEATLRLTVEHGFDHVTVEAVADAAGISRRTFSNYFTNKEDALLYGEERQIRALVRLVHDRPAREPAWTALRGAMLQFAAQVPPLNREWAVHTRLALRHPSLLARQLANHAALERDLAEAVADRPGPTARPVRPLILAAGFLSSLRIAMRTWIEEAPDREPAELIAEVLEEMGRSFD; this is encoded by the coding sequence ATGGAGAACTCTGTGGGACTGCGGGAGCGCAAGAAGGAAGCCACCCGTCAAGCGGTGCACGAGGCCACGCTGCGACTCACCGTCGAGCACGGCTTCGACCACGTCACGGTGGAAGCGGTCGCGGACGCGGCCGGCATCTCACGCAGAACCTTCTCCAACTACTTCACCAACAAGGAGGACGCCCTCCTCTACGGCGAGGAACGGCAGATCAGGGCGCTGGTCCGCCTGGTGCACGACCGCCCCGCCAGAGAACCCGCCTGGACCGCCCTGCGCGGCGCGATGCTCCAGTTCGCGGCCCAGGTCCCGCCGCTGAACCGCGAATGGGCCGTCCACACCCGTCTCGCCCTGCGCCACCCCTCGCTGCTGGCACGCCAGTTGGCCAACCACGCGGCACTCGAACGTGACCTCGCCGAAGCCGTCGCCGACCGCCCCGGCCCCACCGCCCGCCCGGTCCGCCCTCTGATCCTGGCTGCGGGCTTCCTCTCGTCGCTGCGAATCGCGATGCGCACCTGGATCGAGGAGGCCCCGGACCGCGAGCCGGCCGAGCTGATCGCGGAGGTCCTGGAGGAGATGGGGCGCAGCTTCGATTAG
- a CDS encoding bifunctional [glutamine synthetase] adenylyltransferase/[glutamine synthetase]-adenylyl-L-tyrosine phosphorylase encodes MTTPVPVPGRRSSTFTRLLRHGFTDPSGAERLLQLPALTAVRSDPVLVEALGASADPDLALRGLVRIVEAQPEDEQRLLLDTLVTAKPLRDRLLGVLGASEALGDHLARHPDDWKELVTYEAADLHPGVPEFEHCLAEATDPDSLRVGYRRCLLAIAARDVCGTTDLAQTAAELADLATATLRAALAIARTANPQDAALCRLAVVAMGKCGGHELNYVSDVDVIFVGEPVDAENETAAMRAAGRLAAHMMRICSDTTVEGTIWPVDANLRPEGRNGPLVRTLSSHLAYYQRWAKTWEFQALLKARPVAGDPELGAAYVEAVAPLVWHAADRENFVPDVQKMRRRVVDNIPADRVDRELKLGPGGLRDVEFAVQLLQLVHGRSDASLHSGTTLEALRALAEGGYVGRADAAQLDDAYRFLRLMEHRIQLYRLRRTHLVPEAEADLRRLGRSLGLRTDPVTELNRAWKRHASVVRKLHEKLFYRPLLDAVAQLAPGESRLSAKAAGTRLEALGYADPAAALRHLEALSSGVSRKAAIQRTLLPVLLGWFADSADPDAGLLGFRQVSDALGRTPWYLRLLRDEGAAAENLARVLSAGRLAPDLLMRAPEAVAILGDPGGLAPRSREHLDQEVLAAVGRAPDAESAVAVVRGVRRRELFRTTAADLIGSYGTEENPAEPDHGALADRIGSAVTDLNAATLAGALRAAVRAQWGDTLPTRFAVIGMGRFGGHELGYGSDADVLFVHAPREGVSDEEAARAANTVIAEMRRLLQLPTADPPLLIDADLRPEGKSGPMVRSLKSYEAYYRRWSLVWESQALLRAEPVAGDEELGRAFIDVIDPLRYPAEGLGDDAVREIRRLKARMESERLPRGADPTLHTKLGRGGLSDVEWTVQLMQMQHGSAVPGLRTTRTREALAAACAAGLIPADEASVLDEAWVLATRVRNAVMLVRGRPGDTFPSSPRELGAVGRYLGYETGTAGTMLDDYRRITRRARAVVDERFYGA; translated from the coding sequence ATGACGACGCCGGTACCGGTTCCGGGGCGCAGGAGCAGCACGTTCACCAGGCTGCTGCGCCACGGCTTCACGGACCCCTCGGGCGCGGAGCGGCTGCTGCAGCTGCCCGCGCTCACGGCCGTACGGTCGGACCCGGTCCTCGTGGAGGCGCTCGGCGCCTCCGCCGACCCGGACCTGGCGCTGCGCGGCCTCGTACGGATCGTCGAGGCGCAGCCGGAGGACGAGCAGCGGCTGCTGCTCGACACCCTGGTGACCGCGAAGCCGCTCCGGGACCGGCTGCTCGGCGTCCTCGGCGCCTCCGAGGCCCTCGGCGACCACCTCGCCCGCCACCCGGACGACTGGAAGGAGCTGGTCACCTACGAGGCGGCCGACCTGCACCCCGGGGTGCCCGAGTTCGAGCACTGCCTCGCCGAGGCCACGGACCCCGACTCGCTGCGCGTCGGCTACCGCCGCTGCCTGCTGGCCATAGCGGCCAGGGACGTCTGCGGCACCACCGACCTCGCCCAGACCGCCGCCGAGCTGGCCGACCTCGCGACGGCCACCCTGCGGGCTGCGCTCGCCATCGCGCGTACCGCGAACCCGCAGGACGCGGCGCTCTGCCGCCTCGCCGTCGTCGCGATGGGCAAGTGCGGCGGCCACGAGCTGAACTACGTCTCCGACGTCGACGTCATCTTCGTCGGCGAACCCGTCGACGCGGAGAACGAGACGGCGGCCATGCGGGCGGCCGGCCGGCTCGCCGCCCACATGATGCGGATCTGCTCCGACACCACCGTCGAGGGCACCATCTGGCCCGTCGACGCCAACCTCCGCCCCGAGGGCCGCAACGGCCCTCTGGTCCGTACCCTCTCCTCGCACCTCGCCTACTACCAGCGCTGGGCCAAGACCTGGGAGTTCCAGGCGCTGCTCAAGGCCCGCCCGGTGGCCGGCGACCCCGAGCTCGGGGCCGCGTACGTGGAGGCCGTCGCCCCCCTGGTGTGGCACGCCGCCGACCGGGAGAACTTCGTCCCGGACGTGCAGAAGATGCGCCGCCGGGTCGTCGACAACATCCCCGCCGACCGCGTCGACCGGGAGCTGAAGCTCGGCCCCGGCGGACTGCGCGACGTCGAGTTCGCCGTCCAGCTGCTCCAGCTGGTGCACGGCCGCAGCGACGCCTCCCTGCACAGCGGCACCACTCTGGAGGCGCTGCGGGCGCTCGCCGAGGGCGGTTACGTGGGCCGCGCGGACGCCGCCCAGCTCGACGACGCGTACCGCTTCCTGCGCCTCATGGAACACCGCATCCAGCTCTACCGGCTCCGCCGCACCCACCTCGTCCCCGAGGCCGAGGCCGATCTGCGGCGGCTCGGCCGCTCGCTCGGGCTGCGCACCGACCCGGTCACCGAGCTGAACCGGGCGTGGAAGCGGCACGCCTCGGTCGTCCGCAAGCTGCACGAGAAGCTCTTCTACCGGCCGCTTCTGGACGCCGTCGCCCAGCTCGCGCCCGGCGAGAGCCGGCTCTCCGCGAAGGCGGCGGGCACCCGCCTGGAAGCCCTCGGGTACGCCGACCCGGCGGCCGCGCTCCGGCACCTGGAGGCCCTGTCGTCGGGGGTCTCCCGCAAGGCGGCGATCCAGCGGACGCTGCTGCCGGTGCTGCTCGGCTGGTTCGCCGACTCCGCCGACCCGGACGCCGGACTCCTCGGCTTCCGCCAGGTCTCCGACGCCCTGGGCCGCACCCCCTGGTACCTGCGGCTGCTCCGCGACGAGGGCGCGGCGGCCGAGAACCTCGCCCGGGTGCTCTCCGCCGGGCGGCTCGCCCCGGACCTGCTGATGCGCGCGCCGGAGGCCGTCGCCATCCTCGGCGATCCCGGGGGCCTCGCCCCGCGTAGCCGCGAGCACCTGGACCAGGAGGTGCTGGCCGCCGTCGGGCGGGCGCCCGACGCGGAGTCCGCGGTCGCCGTCGTACGCGGCGTGCGCCGGCGCGAACTCTTCCGTACGACGGCGGCGGACCTCATCGGCAGTTACGGCACCGAGGAGAACCCCGCCGAACCCGACCACGGCGCCCTCGCCGACCGGATCGGCTCCGCCGTCACCGACCTCAACGCCGCCACCCTGGCCGGCGCCCTGCGCGCCGCCGTCCGCGCGCAGTGGGGCGACACCCTGCCGACCCGGTTCGCCGTCATCGGCATGGGCCGCTTCGGCGGGCACGAGCTCGGTTACGGCTCCGACGCCGACGTGCTCTTCGTGCACGCCCCCCGCGAGGGGGTGAGCGACGAGGAGGCCGCCCGCGCCGCCAACACGGTGATCGCCGAAATGCGCAGGCTCCTGCAGCTGCCCACCGCCGACCCGCCGCTGCTGATCGACGCCGACCTGCGGCCCGAGGGCAAGAGCGGCCCGATGGTCCGCTCCCTCAAGTCGTACGAGGCGTACTACCGCCGCTGGTCGCTCGTCTGGGAGAGCCAGGCCCTGCTGCGCGCCGAACCGGTGGCGGGCGACGAGGAGCTCGGACGCGCCTTCATCGACGTGATCGACCCGCTCCGCTACCCGGCGGAGGGGCTCGGTGACGACGCGGTGCGCGAGATCCGCCGGCTCAAGGCCCGGATGGAGTCCGAACGCCTGCCGCGCGGCGCCGACCCCACCCTCCACACCAAGCTGGGCCGGGGCGGCCTCAGCGACGTGGAGTGGACCGTCCAGCTGATGCAGATGCAGCACGGCTCGGCCGTGCCCGGTCTCCGTACGACCAGGACCCGCGAGGCGCTCGCCGCCGCCTGCGCGGCCGGCCTGATCCCGGCCGACGAGGCGAGCGTGCTGGACGAGGCCTGGGTGCTGGCCACCCGGGTCCGCAACGCCGTGATGCTGGTGCGCGGGCGCCCGGGGGACACCTTCCCGTCCAGCCCCCGCGAACTCGGCGCGGTCGGCCGCTACCTCGGCTACGAAACGGGCACCGCCGGAACCATGCTCGACGACTACCGGCGCATCACCCGCCGGGCGCGCGCGGTGGTGGACGAGCGGTTCTACGGGGCGTGA